One part of the Mya arenaria isolate MELC-2E11 chromosome 3, ASM2691426v1 genome encodes these proteins:
- the LOC128227341 gene encoding paramyosin-like isoform X2: protein MADWDDTSSSHKVTRISRTYNVYRGSSPSSQNRLESRIRELEDALDSERDMRLRFEKQSAEYSFQIEQLSDRLEESGGASSIQHEMVRKKDAELSKLRKDIELLTLQYEAQEGSMRKKHQEAINDLSDQVDYLSKTKNRVEKEKSQILIEVDNLQGINEQLNKLKGSAEAKLEGLEGSVMRLKAQVDDLTRQLNDSNGARARLTKENFDLQHSNQELDSANAALGKARSTLQQQVDDLKRQLDDESRQRQNLQVQLAALQADYDNLNARYEEESENASMYRQQYSKLQSEFSIVKTKLEKDLMAKTEEYEELRRKLSVRIQELEDLLEQQRQRAANLEKAKNRLTAELREVTIELENTQIIVQDLTKRNRQLENDNAALQKQVADLSAENQGLRADKAALEQECYRLKVANAELAEKNGNLERENNQLQGQLRDANNALKDANRRINELTSANASLTAERDNLAAALRDTEDALKDCENKLANANAALQALRAEMEQRLREKDEEIEAVRKSGQRAIEELQRTLIEVETRYKSEISRLKKKYETDIRELEAALDNANRANAEYLKQIKSLQARNKELEAALEDASRFLDEARSQLSISERKRIALATELEDVRTLLESAERARKNAENELHDTSVRLSEITIQVTALTNDKRRMEADITAMQSDLDDALNGRGAAEERADRLQAEVSRLAEELRQEQDNYKNADSLRKQLEIEIREITIRLEEAEAFAMREGKRQIAKLQARIRDLEAEFESEQRRGREAHANARKIERQYKELLALMEDDKRRISELSSLNDSMSLKIKTYKRQIDEAEEVANIAMHKYRHAASLCEEADNRAASAEQALNIRRHSRSISVVREMSTSKYYD, encoded by the exons CATGAGATGGTACGCAAGAAGGATGCCGAGCTCTCAAAACTCCGCAAGGACATCGAGCTCTTGACGCTCCAGTATGAAGCCCAGGAAGGCAGCATGCGCAAGAAGCACCAGGAGGCCATCAACGACCTCTCAGACCAGGTCGACTACCTCTCCAAGACCAAGAACAG AGTTGAGAAGGAAAAGAGCCAAATCCTTATTGAAGTCGACAACTTGCAAGGAATCAATGAACAACTCAACAAACTCAAG GGATCCGCCGAGGCTAAGCTTGAGGGACTCGAGGGCTCCGTCATGCGCCTCAAGGCCCAGGTTGATGATCTCACTAG GCAGCTGAACGACTCAAACGGCGCAAGGGCCCGTCTGACTAAGGAGAACTTTGACCTGCAGCACTCTAACCAGGAGCTGGACAGCGCCAACGCCGCCTTGGGCAAGGCCCGCAGCACGCTGCAACAGCAGGTCGATGACCTGAAGAGGCAGTTGGATGACGAATCCAGGCAGAGACAGAACCTTCAGGTGCAACTCGCCGCCCTCCAGGCCGACTATGACAACCTGAACGCCCGCTACGAGGAGGAATCCGAGAATGCATCCATGTACAGGCAGCAG TACAGCAAACTGCAGTCCGAGTTCAGCATTGTCAAGACAAAGCTCGAGAAGGACCTTATGGCCAAGACCGAGGAATACGAGGAACTCAGGCGCAAGTTGAGCGTTCGCATCCAGGAGTTGGAGGACCTCCTGGAACAGCAGCGCCAGCGTGCCGCCAACCTCGAGAAGGCCAAGAACAGGCTCACCGCCGAGCTCCGAGAAGTCACCATCGAACTCGAGAAC ACCCAGATCATCGTACAGGACCTCACCAAGAGGAACAGGCAGCTGGAGAACGACAACGCCGCTCTTCAGAAGCAGGTCGCGGACCTGAGCGCCGAGAACCAAGGCCTGCGCGCCGACAAGGCCGCCCTTGAACAGGAATGCTACCGCCTCAAGGTCGCCAACGCCGAACTGGCTGAGAAGAATGGCAACCTGGAGCGTGAGAACAACCAGCTCCAAG GCCAGCTGCGTGACGCCAACAACGCCCTGAAGGACGCCAACAGGCGCATCAACGAGCTGACCTCTGCCAACGCCTCCTTGACCGCCGAGCGCGACAACCTCGCCGCCGCTCTCCGTGACACCGAGGATGCACTCAAG GACTGCGAGAACAAGCTGGCCAACGCCAACGCCGCTCTGCAGGCCCTCCGCGCCGAGATGGAACAGCGCCTTCGTGAGAAGGACGAGGAGATTGAGGCAGTCAG GAAGAGCGGCCAGCGCGCCATTGAGGAGCTCCAGAGGACACTGATCGAGGTCGAGACCCGCTACAAGTCCGAGATCTCCCGCCTCAAGAAGAAGTACGAGACCGACATCCGCGAGCTGGAGGCTGCCCTCGACAACGCCAACCGCGCCAACGCCGAGTACCTGAAGCAGATCAAGTCTCTCCAGGCCAGGAACAAG GAGCTTGAAGCCGCCCTTGAGGATGCCAGCCGATTCCTGGATGAGGCCCGCTCCCAGCTGTCCATCTCCGAGAGGAAGCGCATCGCACTCGCCACCGAGCTTGAAGACGTCAGGACTCTTCTGGAGAGC GCCGAGCGTGCCCGCAAGAACGCCGAGAACGAACTCCACGACACGAGCGTCCGTCTGTCCGAAATCACCATTCAAGTGACCGCCCTCACCAACGACAAGCGCCGCATGGAGGCCGACATCACCGCCATGCAGTCTGATCTGGATGACGCTCTGAATGGCCGCGGCGCCGCCGAAGAGCGCGCTGACCGCCTCCAGGCTGAAGTATCCCGCCTCGCCGAGGAACTCCGCCAGGAACAGGATAACTACAAGAACGCCGACTCCCTCCGCAAGCAGCTCGAGATCGAGATCAGAGAGATCACCATCAGACTCGAGGAGGCTGAAGCATTCGCCATGAGGGAAGGCAAGAGGCAGATCGCCAAGCTCCAGGCCAGA atccGCGACTTGGAGGCTGAATTCGAGTCAGAGCAGCGCCGTGGCCGTGAGGCTCACGCCAACGCCCGCAAGATCGAGAGACAGTACAAGGAGCTGCTTGCCCTGATGGAGGACGACAAGCGCCGTATTTCTGAGCTGTCGAGCCTCAACGACTCCATGTCACTCAAGATCAAGACCTACAAGAGACAGATCGATGAGGCG GAAGAGGTAGCTAACATTGCCATGCACAAGTACCGGCATGCCGCATCATTGTGCGAAGAAGCTGATAACCGGGCTGCCAGCGCCGAACAGGCTCTGAATATCAGGCGCCATTCAAGATCTATTTCAGTTGTTAGAGAAATGTCCACTTCCAAGTATTATGATTAA